The Rhizobium leguminosarum genome includes a region encoding these proteins:
- a CDS encoding TetR/AcrR family transcriptional regulator, with product MMSDDRKEQEDGLKPGERADRRVRADAKRNLDGLLQAALTVFATSGVDAPVREIAEKAGVGIGTVYRHFPERSDLVVAVFRREIDACADAAPILAAEHAPGEALARWMQRFVDFIAAKRGLAAALHSGNPAFDALPAYFQQRLQPALHSLLDAAAAAGEVRTDIAAEDLLNAAASLSMHAYAQGSEHARRMVSLLVDGLRYGAVQR from the coding sequence ATGATGAGCGACGACAGAAAAGAGCAGGAGGACGGCCTGAAGCCCGGGGAGAGGGCGGACAGGCGTGTGCGCGCCGACGCCAAGCGCAATCTCGACGGGCTGCTTCAGGCGGCATTGACGGTGTTTGCGACCTCCGGCGTCGACGCCCCGGTGCGTGAGATCGCGGAGAAGGCCGGCGTCGGCATCGGCACCGTTTACCGGCATTTTCCCGAGCGTTCCGACCTCGTCGTTGCCGTCTTCCGCCGCGAAATCGACGCCTGCGCCGACGCTGCGCCGATCCTTGCCGCCGAACATGCGCCGGGCGAAGCGCTGGCCAGATGGATGCAGCGTTTCGTCGATTTCATCGCGGCCAAGCGCGGGCTTGCGGCGGCCCTGCACTCCGGCAATCCGGCCTTCGATGCCTTGCCCGCCTACTTCCAGCAACGGCTGCAGCCGGCCCTTCACTCGCTTCTCGATGCCGCCGCTGCCGCCGGCGAGGTCCGCACCGATATCGCCGCCGAGGATCTTCTGAATGCGGCCGCAAGCCTCAGCATGCACGCCTACGCCCAAGGGTCCGAACATGCCCGGCGTATGGTTTCCCTGCTGGTCGACGGGCTGCGCTACGGCGCTGTACAGCGGTGA
- a CDS encoding aldo/keto reductase produces MQYRTLGRTGIKVSPYCLGAMMFGSAGNPDHEDSIRIIHKALDAGINFIDTADIYSRGESEEIVGKALKGRRDDVVLATKAHLPMGDDPNRQGNSRRWLIRAVEDSLRRLQTDHIDLYLIHRPAPDTDIEETLSALTDLIRAGKVRAVGSSTFPVSEIVEAQWVSERRGLARFRAEQPPYSILNRSIEREVLPACERYGMGAMVWSPLAMGMLTGKYRRGAPQPDSARAKRFPRQMNDERRLDAVERLIPLAQQAGLSLAHMAIAFTIAHPAVTSAIIGPRTMEHFDDLLAGAGVSLTDEILDRIDAIVPPGTDTGPLEAAYNPPGVTQPNLRRRPITERFAA; encoded by the coding sequence ATGCAATACCGCACGCTTGGAAGAACCGGCATCAAGGTCAGCCCCTATTGCCTCGGCGCGATGATGTTTGGCTCAGCCGGCAATCCTGACCACGAGGATTCGATCCGGATCATCCACAAGGCTCTCGATGCCGGCATCAACTTCATCGACACCGCCGATATCTACAGCCGCGGCGAATCCGAGGAGATCGTCGGCAAGGCGCTCAAGGGCCGGCGCGACGACGTCGTGCTCGCCACCAAGGCACATCTGCCGATGGGCGACGACCCGAACCGGCAGGGCAATTCGCGCCGCTGGCTGATCCGCGCAGTCGAGGATTCGCTGCGTCGCCTGCAGACCGACCATATCGATCTCTACCTGATCCACCGGCCGGCACCCGATACCGATATCGAGGAGACGCTGTCGGCCCTCACCGACCTGATACGGGCGGGCAAGGTGCGCGCCGTGGGATCGTCGACCTTCCCCGTCTCGGAAATCGTCGAGGCGCAATGGGTTTCCGAGCGCCGCGGACTGGCACGCTTCCGCGCCGAGCAGCCGCCCTATTCAATCCTCAATCGCAGCATTGAACGCGAAGTGCTACCCGCCTGCGAGCGTTACGGAATGGGCGCGATGGTGTGGAGCCCGCTGGCGATGGGCATGCTCACCGGCAAATACCGCAGGGGCGCGCCGCAACCCGACAGCGCCCGCGCCAAACGCTTCCCCAGGCAGATGAACGACGAGCGCCGGCTGGACGCAGTCGAACGGCTCATCCCGCTCGCCCAGCAGGCAGGGCTTTCGCTGGCGCACATGGCGATAGCCTTTACTATCGCCCATCCCGCCGTCACCTCAGCGATCATCGGCCCGCGCACGATGGAGCACTTCGACGATCTGCTTGCCGGCGCCGGGGTGAGCCTGACGGACGAAATCCTCGATCGGATCGACGCGATCGTCCCGCCCGGCACCGACACCGGCCCGTTGGAGGCGGCCTATAACCCGCCCGGGGTAACGCAGCCGAACCTGCGCCGCCGCCCGATAACGGAGCGCTTCGCCGCCTGA